In Tribolium castaneum strain GA2 chromosome 8, icTriCast1.1, whole genome shotgun sequence, the genomic window ataaacttttccctTTTTTTAGTGCGTACGTGCGTTGCCGGAAGctaaacgaaaaaattgatttctggcaacaccctgtatagcGATTGGTGATAAATCGCCGTCATATATCTCGGCGTAAacaatttgaataattaagTGATTAATTACCTCCTATTAATTTCAATGGATTACAGTATATCTTAATTAACCGAGAATATTTCTCCGCGTTTTGATTGATAAATTGTGTTAACGGTTCTGTcatcttttattaattaaaaatataaataaatttacaaacaaaACAGACTTATTGAAATTCGGAGACACGACAGACGGGCTATTATACGCCCTTTTGGGCATTGTCCCATTGTTAATGTCTGGGTACAGCCATAAAGTGAATTAATGACCCGTCTCATTGCCGAAGAAATAatttagacaaaattattaaaagtaacGACTTTCACGAcgagttttttgcaaaacgaAATTCATTTCTAAATCAGAGACTCTAATGTCTACTCATAAACGTTTATGGCGATTATGCCATAATAGGGAATCTATTCTTTATGGAAGAACGTTTCAGTATGATTCAGTTTTGTTGCTTAGCTCAGAAAATATCCAAGCTCTTTAGTGCccataataattaattaatcaagtCTGGGAAGTGTTCAAGTGTAATAATGCAAATTAATGGTGTTTTAATGTGTTTGTAAACTCTGATCCTACAACAGGGACGCTTAAAGCATCGTTAAATGGAGAAAATGTAGCAAAAATGTTTGATTAGCcaatttcgtttatttatcatagctttttcacaaaaattaaagattttgaCACTTCCAGGAattcagattttcaaaaaacattttagaaTCACGAAAAATCGCAAAACCAAAGGCAAAGTTAGTACTGACCTGGTCTGACTTGACTTTCTCTAATGTAAGAAATTGCTAAATAAGACACTAAATCGACACttttttggcttaaaaaccTAAAAAGTAGCTGAATATAGCTTACTTTGGCCGGAAACATCAATTCACAGACAATTCTTTGCTTAGAAAGGAAAAaacgtttataaaataatcaaaaaagcTTAATTCtagttcgatttttttttaacttgctttgtagTCTGtatgtctgtttcatattttccgagcCAAATAGGAGAGGGTTcctgttgtccgaatgaattgaaattttgcacacttacgtaatGTGCGTGACGACGCAATTCTATATAGTTACTTACCCCCTAAAGGGTTTAAATGGGGTTTTATGTTATGTTCAGGTATTTTCGATTTGTACGTACCGGTTTGTTCTCCACTcactgttaaaaataaagaactcTTCTGGATTTATCCagatatatatataataatatataaaaaaaaacaaataaaaactggCATCTTGAGCATTTTTGCTCAAACGTGAAAAATCGCCCATTAGACAAATAAACAATTGTTGGAACCCAGGCAATTATTGCATAACCTCATCATCATCCATCCAAATCGTCCGCCTCTCATATCTCGTTGATTTATTCGTTCCGTGTTCCCTCTCCGAGTGTTTTACACCTTCATATGTATGATTAGATGTCATTAATGCAAGAAACGTGTAGGATTGTGGCGCTCTCGTCATTACctacgaaaattttaaaacgggTAAAAGCGCCACCCATCAGGACccacattaataattaatgtttgGTTTTGTTCGAGACGAGATGTGATTCATCGCGATTAAAACGTGcaccgaatttaaaatacaacttGCTATATTACAACCTACAACCTTGAGAACGGTCCTTCCCGGATTATTTTTGGAGCGATGATTGAACGACAGCGAGTGTATTAAACTCGGGTCGGGGCACGTGCAGggcaattttgcaaaaatcaattcATTGTACTCGAATCAGTCTTGACATCGCAAAATCGgtgtttattttcatttaggGCCGAATGAAAGACCGATAATTATACAAACAAACTTTTTCGGTAGGTTTATATTATAACTAGAGACCCGATTTTAGGAAACTttccttcaaaaatttttctttaaactcgaattaaatttgatttgtttttttttttcaaattatttcaaaaacgaagcagaatcgaccaatTCATTCGCACCTAAAGCGAAATCCCGTTCTGTGAGATAGACCGGCCCTTAAACCGGTTCACTGGCGTCTCATTTGTCCCAAGAATGAATAAATGAccaataaattgattttttgtaatCAAAGATTACGAAATTTCCAATTACCCagtgtttattttcatttatgtACAAATGATAACCAATTACACAAAGTTAAATAGTTTTGGGACAAAACTGTGGATCGAGCCACGTGCACCAAGTCCCGTTGTAAAATTCGGGATTCGATTCTGGATCAAAAATCGCCACTTGCTGGGGGACCAAAATTTGGGAAAATTCAAAAAGTCGTCCAAGTAATTTCCCcgctattattttttcctcCTGAATGATATTAGTGGTCTCACAAGGGTCACTCTCTAGATTAAACAAACAACCCTCTGTACAATCGATTAGGGGTTGGTTTTTTTCACCCCTGCACCAGCTCAAGTCAGTTTGATTCCTCaaactttcaattttgtttctattttgcTGGTTAATATTCTTGGACAAAACCGCAGTGAAATTATACGGTGGGTCCTCAGGATTACGTCCACTGTCACCATGGTAGTCCCCATATTCGGGAAAAGCAAGTCtccctattaaaaaaaaaaactattttcgGGAAAACTAACCCAAACAATACCTTGAACCAGCTTGTACTGTCCCATAATTATGGCCGAAACGTTGtcaatttcgttaaaattgaCCAGAATTTCGTCCCTTTTGCCCGGCTTTTGCTGCGATAAAACCTCCCACTGGTTCACACCATCGATTTTGCCCAAATATTCCAAATTGCCACCAGCGGCGGCGTAAAAAGTGGGCAAAAAATCAGTGATGTGTATCAGTTCTTTACTCACGTAGCCTTTTTGGTGGAAAAGTGGGCTGTAAATCGCCGCTGGGGCCCGAATTCCGCCCTCAAATTCGGTCAATTTGAGCTAAAATTGTCCTTTAACCactcaactttttttttcaaaaattttactccTCTTAAAGGCCAATTCGAGCCGGAATTTTCGTACACCCCGATAGTTTGTGCCCCGTTATCTGATAAGAAAAGAATGATCGAGTTGTCTAGAAGGTTTTTTTCGTCCAATTTTTCCACAATCTGACCAACAGAATCGTCCAGACGTGACACAATgtctaaattttttcttaaatggaTTGTAACGATTTTTCTAATTCTTACCGGCGTAAAGTCGCCGTTTgggatttttaataaacgagAACCTCGTTTCGGCCTGTGCAACATCAGGCACACCCAACTCGACCCCATCTTCGCCCGTATGCCCAGCCAAATGGGCCAAAACCAAAAACAACGGTTTCTCACTATTGTGTTCATCTATGATTTTCATAGCCTTGTGTGTAAATAAATCAGTGGCGTACTTGCCACGTTCTTGCCACGCTGGTACGACCCCATCAAACAAATCGAACCCTTTAACCATCTAAAATACCCCAAACTATGACCCCTAAACCCAAAATTACCCCTACCGTATCATTTGCCAGTTCATAAACCGCCGTATAGTTGAAATAACCCACAAACCCGTTCCAGTACCCAAAATGACTATCAAACCCCCTTTGCAACGGGGTATCCTCTATATGGGCATACCCCAAATGCCATTTCCCGACCAAATGGGTCTTGTACCCCAAACGTTTCAAATATTGGGGCATTGTGACAACATCAAGAGGCAACGATTTATTCTCGCCGGCCCTTATCGGCAACCCTTGCATACCCAATCTAATGGGGTACTGCCCAGTTAGAAGGGCCGCTCGGGATGGGGTACACGAACATTGAGTGTAAAACCGGTCCAGAATAATGCCATTGTAAGCCAAAGCGTCGATACTTGGGGTCGGGATTTGACCCGAACCGTAAAAACCGACATCGTTACGACCCTAAAGTTTAAAAGGGAATACCCCATCTAAAATGGGGGCATAATTGCACTTACCACATCGTCGGCCATTATTATGATAATGTGGGGTTTTTGTGGCCGTGGCCCATAGTTTTGCGGTACTATTGTGTAACTAAAAAAGGTCAGTTACGATTAcgttttcttgtaacgtttattttacgtagtataaaaactattttaattttttttactaatttttaacgtttaaaatACGACTAACCGAAAAAACGTAAAAGAACCTTTAACGTTAGCAATAATCGTATTACTAgcgtttgttttaaacgtataattaacgtttcaaaaaactgaatttggtTTTTACGACACTGTCTAACGTTAAAATGTCGTGAAgcgaaatataaataaacgtaaccaattaaatattaaattaagtaaGTGAATAAAAACATCCTTTTTAGAACTTTACTTATTGACGTTAATTACTGGTTTTATATTTCCCATAATTTTACGTTACATTCTTGCGTTACAAAACCGTTTAAACAGTTACTAAAAATAACGTTAATGTTTTACGTTACAATAACGTTTTTTCTGTTGGTAAAAGTAACGTTTTTGCaacgttatttttacgttagtGTGTTACTGGATTGGTTTTGGGTACTTACAAGGCGATCAGGCCGGAAAATAACACAGCAAAAAGGCCTAAATAGACGAACAAATCGTTCGGTACTGTCCTCATTTTAGTAACTGAGACAATGAACAAAATTGTGCTTGGTTTAATAGAGTCGTAAAAGGATTTATTTAAGTCTTTTTCTCTCTTATCTCGACATTCAGGCCTTGGTTCATAAAACCGCACTTTCATCGAATAAAAGAGtacattttattgcattttaaacTCTCTgtagttaaaaatttgatttatgtCCGAGAGGCCGGTTTTAAAACACTACCGAGTGTTAAAAAATAGGATTAGAtcgctttcaaaattaaaattaacggccgacaagacgaataaATCTTTTCGCTTCGTAAAGCTTCAAGCTTCCGTAAATCACCGCCAATTATGTTCGTTTTTCAGACCGGCTACATCCGCACTTCTCACGACAATTACTACATCGAGCCGGCGGAGAAATCCTCCGGGGAATACCCCTTAGGCAGTTTCCTTCACCGGATCAAAAAAATCCACAATAGTGCACCGACCGGAAACGAAGTCGTCGTGAACGAATCGGACCAATGCGAAACCAACGGTAAGAAATACCCGAATTTTTCAAGCAATGCCTCAAGCCTAACACCTGTATGCGTATCTGATCGCCACATAATCGCCAATAAATATCTCAAAAGCGGTACATACTGAATTTTTTCTCGTTTTATTTCAATTGTGTGTCAATTcgtgttttttattgttatccCAGAATGGAAATTAACGACACACCTAGAACAGGGCCGCTGAAGAAGGGAACAGATGATTCCGAGCGTAATCCGGCCCTGGACACACCTAGGACGCGCTATCAGCATTCTCGTCgcttttataattatgtagaTTTCAACTATAAATATTGTACGATGATCGTGTCGTAATTCGATAACAACGTGGGTCGAgtcttaatgttttttaaaaagttcgaaaatcaatttttcacgcCGTTCGAGATTTCGATTTAGATACACGCTCGACTAATGacccttaataataattttgacggATAAATGGAGGAAAAAAATGAATTGAATGAAAGTGAAATCGTCGGCAAAATAAGAAGACAAGCGTTGAATGGTGTTTTGTAGACATCTTTATGCGCGCAATAAATACCCTTTTGAAGCTGAATCAAGTAGGTGTAGGTGTGTGTAGAATTGAGCGTGATGGACGAGCTTGGCGAGAGCCgtgttaaattaataaaatagttaagggttatagaaattttttttttcgattgaAATTCCGGGAAAAATCCCACGCATTCCGCGATCCACCTGTACCATGGCCGCCATGGTGAacggtgttttttttatacccATCGATGGTGCCTCGCAGTCTGATCGTCGAGGCCATTACCAGTTTATTGGTACTATCGTTTTTATCGGACCACACATGGTATCAAAGCAAACATTCGCCCGGAGCGCCTTACGGACCCGACCTGGATCCACTCGAacgaaaattttgattttaaaaaaaaacgaaatgtcCAGAAACAAACAAGatcaataaattatgtaattcaaACTGTTCGgtcttttatttcaaatttcttaTAATCTCCACGCGAAGTTTcaagacgaaaaaaaaaataaaaaggaataaccagaaaaaaaacaaaaaatataaatgatgaagacaaaaccaaaaaaaaacttctggAAGCAAATAaagaacaaacaaaaacatatacattaaaataaaaaaaatattaaacgaaaaaagaaTAGAAATGACAAAGACAAAACCAAAGAAATCGTCAAATTGAAACatgaagacaaaaaaaaattaaagagtaATAACCAgcagaagaaaacaaaatcaattcaaaactcaaaacagaaaacagaacaattgaaaatattgtgtggagaaaatgaaaaacaaaaaatataaatgataaagacaaaaccaaaaataattccggaaacaaatcaaaaatagaaaaaaattaaaaaagaatagaaatggcgaagaaaataaaaattgtttaataaaatgacaaaacaaaaccaaaataatCTTCTAATCGAAACTTAAAGTTTGAAGAGTAATAACCAGAAGAAAAAAgcaagtttaaaaaacaaaaaagtaaaaaagataAGGGAAAAACTAAATGAAACAAACATCAAGACACAGAAAGATAAACCTAAAGAGATAGTAAAGATATTCCTATGCtaggaaagtaaaaaaaacacaacaaaataCTGTTTAGTCCCAACTCAAAATAGAATACAGAAATGTTGaaaaatagtaacaaaagaGAAAACTAAGgcaataaaatcatttacaaaaaatgaaagaatAGCAACCAAACCATTTTACAGAAACAGctagaactcagaaaaaagaaaatattgaaaaatcagTTCTCGTTTTTTGAGTCAGAATTTAACTAATTTCGCGAACCTATTGAATAGTataataaaaagtgaaaagtgAATACAGTAAAAGTTAGAACACAAAAATaccaaatgaaaaaataaaaatttactgattaaaaaaaattaagaatacagaaacaaaaaacagaaGAATGCAGAATAAACAGAAGTcttgaaatacaaaaatgaaaaaaacaaaaggaagtgaattaaaaaaagaccGAATAACCAGTTGATTTCTTTGAAAAGTACATTATTTTGAGCTAGAAATGTATTTAAACTAAAACCGCTGAGGATGAAACgaagaaaatacttttttttaatggcattaGATTCAAATATCTCACGTatgtaatgtattttttactgttaacatagtttattacaattattacagattttgaaaatgaaaaattaaaaaaaaaaataaaactggcAAACAATAGATAAAACTGGTTAATAAAATGACAAACgttaaaccaataaaaaaacaactacAAAGGAtcagaataataaaaagaaaaaacaatagaCGACAAAATACCAAATAAGAAAAGAACAAAaaggataaaaaaataaaaattgacatccagaaacagaaaacagaagaatatagaaaaaacaaaagtatagaaatagaaaaatgACAAAGACAAAACTAACATTACAgaagaataaaaaacgaaaaacactgtaagacaaaaataataccaAATGAGAAAATAggaatgataaaaaaatgacaaaaattaaacccagacaatttacacaaaaaaaaactaatgacGAAAAAAacgagaattttttattgattttgattattttttctttagacAATGAGAGCATCGTGGAGGACGACTTCGGCTCATCAGTCGTGGCCATCCCTTCACACACTTTGACAAAACGTGCCATTGTTGACGACATCGGTGATTCCCCCTTTCTTTCGCGCAAAATCCGCGACGCTGATTGGCCCATTAACTACGAAACGGACCAAAAGACCAACGAATACTTCGTCAAAGTGCTCGTCGTTGCCGATCGCAGTATGATACAGTACCACCAATCTAACGAAGATTTAAAACACTACATCCTAATCCTGATGTCACACGCGGCCCTTTTATACAAAGACGCAAGTATCGGAAACTCGATTTCGTTATCGGTGGTCAACATCTGGTTACTGAACAATACTGTATTCACCAGTAACAACTCACAAGGTGGGTAATTGTATAAATAGTCCAGGAAGtagtgaatttttgtaaaaaaaaaatcactagcTCCTAAAATCTGGTTTAACGAAAGGAGGAAAATTCGTTTGTAGTTATGTTACGCAGGTTTTGCGAGTGGCAGAAACGGTACGTCACGGATCGGAAACATGACATGGCTTTGCTATTTACGAGGTAAGTATTGAGCTAtctgtatttataaataatttcattcataaatttgttattttgtcgGCAATCCGCAATGACAAGGTCTTCAATGTTTCGAAATTGGAGATTCTTATcggtttattactttttttctgatatttttcaTTAGTTTCATGTTTCGCTCACTTGTCCAATTAAGTTTAAATCtgtgtaataaattacagTAATCGCTTATAATTAATATTCCGGTTCATGGCTTCGATTTCGGTCATTTTTTCCGTCATATGAGTTTGCACTAAAATCAAGCCCACGCTAATGAACggattaaaatattaacttGTTGATTTGTTCGATTTGCTGGACTAGACAGTAAAGATGTCGGATTAAGGAAAAGATACTTCAGAATTATTGGAGGTGTAGACGAATACGTAAATAATAACAACTgattatttttccattttcagCGATATttgtaatcaaattttaaatcaaaaagtgAAATTGAGTCTTTTAGAGTTTACGCCAACTAacactttttcgaaaaaaaattatctgacattttttgttaaattttttgttttggagcacgacgaaggagtgccacaattaagtcttatcaAACGAgggtaatatactattttttctattttctgtatttgtgtttatttttgttaaatttaacttttccCAAGACCTAAAATACAGGCAAATGCTTCTGAGTCAAAATAAGaccatattttttgttggttacttgattttttttcatcattgAAAATATCTTACTTTTGGCTAATGTGTACACACCTGCTTCCAAGCAGTGTCTTCCTCACTGTCCAACTAAAAGATGATTAAGGCaggacaaaaaattttacaaaatgatAACTTTCGCGTTGtcgaattttgaaaacaaaaatacgttTGTGATCAGCAAGAAATGAAGATTCGTCACACCGcgtcgatttttcaaaaaaaaaaaattgttttaaaaattttgaatttttttttcaaaaataagtcaaaaaataaaaaagtgtcacaatgatcaaaactttttttcgtttccgaaaaaaagtgaatggataaaaaaataaaagaaaaataaatcccGCGCCATCTGTTAGAAACACCAAACCGCagtaattcaaattttcaagtatttttggCGAACCATAAAAACGGGAATAAATCCAGCTGGCGCTAATATTGCGTTTTTACGACCACATTATcgcttcaaaaattaaaaatttgaaactttgCCAATATCCGCATCTTGGAGCATGATTTTTCGTTTATTAGAGACCCAATTTGCAAGAAAAACTCCTCGAGTTGCGACACTTTGGGCGTTGCCGAAGTCGGCTCAATGTGCAACCCTTCCTCGAGCTGCGCCATCGTCAAGGAGCGAGGTTTGTCCTCCTCCTACACCATAGCGCACGAATTGGGCCACGTTCTCAGGTAATCAcccgaaaaaattaaaccccAACTAAAACCACCCCTAGTATGCTCCACGACGAGACCGAAAGCTGTTCCCACTTCAGTCGAGGCCCGAAATCGGAAAACATAATGTCCCGAATCCTCAACAACGGGACAAAACCCTGGTTGTGGTCCGAGTGCTCCAAGCACTTCCTCACCGAGTTCCTCGAGtaagttaagtttttaaaCGGGCGTTGACATTGTGTCGGCTGACccacatttttacaaaatttctgaaataatTAGATACGAGACGAAGGCGATTAAGTGCTAAAAAAGGAATTGCGTAACTTTCACGATCGATTCTTTATGGCCAGTTccattttaaagtagtttcaGTCCCATATGGGCGGAGAAAACTtaattttctcacaaaaaaaacgcaatttaCAGATCAAACAAAGCCAAATGTCTGCTCAACGCCCCGACCAGCAATTACATCTCATCGGAAATTTCCGATTTACTACCAGGAGAGAACTTCGAAGCCGACAAACAATGCGAACTAGAATTCGGGATTGGTTACAAACTGTGCTCTTATCAAGCGTCCTGTGCCGTCTTATGGTGCACTTCTAATGACATCTACGGGTGCAAATCCAACTTGCTACCATGGGCAGATGGGACATCCTGTGGTCGGAACCGCTGGTGCCACCATGGGCAGTGTATTCCTCTGGACCGCCAGAAACTAACACCAATACCAGGCGGCTGGGGACCTTGGCAGCCGTAAGTTTGTGCTAACAAATTTATATGTCTAGCCGAAAAATTGCATCAAATGCCAGGCAAAAAATAGATTCTATAAATAGAACTTTCtccaaaaaatcatttttttcttttgaccAGATGGAGCGACTGCAGCCGCACGTGCGGCGGCGGCGTGAAGCAAACCCGCCGTTACTGCGACTCGCCGGTGCCCCAAAATGGGGGCCCGTACTGTACGGGCAAAAGCATTCAATACGTTTCGTGCAATACGGAGTCGTGCGATGATGACGTTCCCGATTTTCGGGAAGTTCAATGCTCACAATTCGAtggtattaataaaaatttggctAATTTGACCAAAGATGTGAAATGGGTGCCCAAGTATGGGCTTTCGAAGAGGGAGGATCTGTGCAAATTGTTTTGCAGACCGGAAAATTCCAACGCTTATTATCCGTTGAAGGACAAAGTTATCGACGGAACGAAGTGTGGATTGAATTCGTTCGATATTTGCGTCAATGGGATTTGCAGGCCGGGAGGGTGTGATAACAAGCTGAATTCCAAGATGGATCTGGGTAGGTTTTGGGTCAggataagaaaaataaaacaagaatgTTCCCTTTTTATCcttctattttttgtttcttttttacgttttttttcaCTACCTTATTTTCTCTTAATTCACCCTGGTATTTCCAGGGATTAGTCCGTAAATAATTGGAGGATCCTCATTCTTCACCAATAGGAATTCTCCTCTGGAATTCTGTTCTCATTATTATTCGTTTCCTTTCCCATTCTTTGtcgcacttattttttttctttgttgatAATTTCGCCCATCTTCTATAAAAACTTCAAGTTCTTCTACTCGTTAATCTCTTTTCATTTTCCTTccattcttttctttttctttttcttcatcGCCAGAAAATTTCCCCTTTTCTTCTTACTTCCAATctgttatttacatttatttgtccttacaactattttttccttttttttctactctCTATACCACTTTGTTTGCTTCCTGTTTccgtttttcaatttttttcctctgttatcatttctttttaactttctttcctTCATTCTTGTTTTTCGTAGAGATTTCCCTTCTCTTCTCAGTTTCTATCAACTGTTCTCCAGCagtaaatattttcttcttattttcattaattttcaaCTCTGCATTTCTTTCCTGCCTCTTTTGGTCATACTGGTCTTCACGTCCCTTTTATTCAttcttttcttcttcttccatTTCCAAttcccttttttttctctatctcAATTcacttcttcttcttcttctataTTCCTTGTACACTTTTTCCGATTATAGAGTTTTAGCTTTCTTATTCATTTCTTTCTTCTCTTTTACCTCCATTTGCCGCAAATTTCTTCGTTTCtatctacttttttaaatacttttgccCCTCttctacaattatttttattcttctgCGCCAAAAAACCTACTGTTTTATATCTGGTCCGTTTATCCATGGAACCATCTGTTCTTTATCCTTTGCTCTTTTTCCTTCCTCAATACTTGCtctttttccagtttttacatttctaTTTACATTCTATCCtcctttattctttattcttattCTTTCCTTTATTCTTGTTGTTTCTTAGATATTTCCCTTTTCTTCTCTGTTTCTATTAACTAATCTTCATCGCCAGTAAATCTCACTTTCATTTTCTTCTTACTTCAGGCtctttctgaatttttctttatctgtccttttttttcctctcttTTTTTCGTCTTTATTTCAATTCAGTCCTAACTTCTTCCCTACTGTTTCTCCGATTATAGCCTTCTATCTTTCTTCTttcatctctttttttctttttcttcttcgcCAGACACCTAcccttttattttattctcatGTCTGTTTTGTCCTTTGAATGATCTGTCCTTTACTCTTTgctcttttttttattcattgtttGCCCTCTCTCCGTCCTTCGTTTATTTgttctttattaaatttttccatttctaTTATATACGCTATTTTCAAAACCCATTGATTTTTGTTCTTCGACAGTaaatataactttattttcttcttcttttacgTTTTCAGAGttctttttttacttattttgctTTCCTCAGTGTATCCTTTTGTATTTCCCGTTGTTTCCTCTATAACTGAGCCTTTTTTTACTTGCTTGTTCACTTAATCTCTTTTCTTCTTTTGTAACTTTGCCTTCGTCCTAatccattaatttt contains:
- the LOC103312245 gene encoding arylsulfatase B, which encodes MRTVPNDLFVYLGLFAVLFSGLIAFYTIVPQNYGPRPQKPHIIIIMADDVGRNDVGFYGSGQIPTPSIDALAYNGIILDRFYTQCSCTPSRAALLTGQYPIRLGMQGLPIRAGENKSLPLDVVTMPQYLKRLGYKTHLVGKWHLGYAHIEDTPLQRGFDSHFGYWNGFVGYFNYTAVYELANDTMVKGFDLFDGVVPAWQERGKYATDLFTHKAMKIIDEHNSEKPLFLVLAHLAGHTGEDGVELGVPDVAQAETRFSFIKNPKRRLYADIVSRLDDSVGQIVEKLDEKNLLDNSIILFLSDNGAQTIGVYENSGSNWPLRGLKLTEFEGGIRAPAAIYSPLFHQKGYVSKELIHITDFLPTFYAAAGGNLEYLGKIDGVNQWEVLSQQKPGKRDEILVNFNEIDNVSAIIMGQYKLVQGRLAFPEYGDYHGDSGRNPEDPPYNFTAVLSKNINQQNRNKIESLRNQTDLSWCRGEKNQPLIDCTEGCLFNLESDPCETTNIIQEEKIIAGKLLGRLFEFSQILVPQQVAIFDPESNPEFYNGTWCTWLDPQFCPKTI